A genomic segment from Drosophila miranda strain MSH22 chromosome 3, D.miranda_PacBio2.1, whole genome shotgun sequence encodes:
- the LOC117187763 gene encoding augmin complex subunit dgt5 codes for MAHSDKIEEFKAWATSLGCPPSVIPADEDLRNIFKSRSHQLFAQLQRRIRPREEVEEVRANLLIAQVERHKGKVVPLASRSLLPPQLQRLQQMKELTKEKETAEQTLKEARQEYDKLSASIKSKNIQTIRAKNKRDLLESKCSMLELKLESMKKSYEQELRNKAQILASTPVKLSSENASEKRATKVVEQALKELDTFYGVCNDETNSADALAQAKERLWNEMRIIFSKTPNAPLFNVIMKIKEKQLQYIMQLSTANKGNTPKAKPLLTNYEVKLLKTKAEMLGLAARYLSADKELNKLEARFCQDYTPFVDELQKKVNSFNAIAITDEDSTDELISDFLVQFTMRTFNMARNDFLVEQIEQLRQELKAGAKQLENHDLILSSVKQVYSAESTSINRIQEDMGQLSQIKEKILYSRNMMKNLLATQSQNAKSQLISTKLKVNNMSMLSSESFYMANDSVFCSTKLEFDGNNSIANSTLVPGAAGSAVTLTSGPGTLVPCHLLEVNTFAEMPLVKFSCVPRSCAGLLSANPLIVEAQELASTVQLVPGHLLTPFRALQEVRKRILWASAIAAHTSDLKLSLQPLIVDPHDLKLKARRQQEEIEQKLDSITGIAVKSRLQLQKAERIYHFILENPLNRYVPPTKVFSNGTFSDYESEFNLYYRMATM; via the exons atgGCACACTCTGATAAAATTGAGGAATTTAAAGCATGGGCCACAAGTCTTGGCTGTCCGCCCAGTGTCATACCAGCCGATGAAGATCTCAGAAA CATCTTCAAATCGCGCTCCCACCAGCTTTTTGCGCAACTGCAGAGACGTATTCGACCTCGAGAAGAGGTGGAGGAGGTAAGGGCAAATCTGCTCATCGCCCAGGTGGAGCGTCATAAGGGCAAGGTGGTGCCCCTAGCCTCGCGCAGCCTTCTACCACCGCAGCTTCAAAGGCTCCAACAAATGAAGGAGCTGACGAAGGAGAAGGAGACAGCAGAACAAACTCTGAAGGAGGCCAGACAGGAGTATGATAAACTTTCCGCCAGCATCAAATCAAAGA ACATACAAACTATTAGGGCCAAGAACAAGCGAGATCTTCTGGAGTCAAAGTGCAGTATGCTGGAGCTGAAACTGGAGTCTATGAAAAAATCGTATGAGCAGGAGCTGAGGAACAAGGCCCAAATCTTGGCGAGCACACCAGTCAAATTGAGTTCGGAGAACGCTAGCGAGAAGCGGGCCACCAAGGTAGTGGAACAGGCGCTCAAGGAGCTAGATACATTTTATGGTGTCTGCAATGACGAGACCAACAGTGCAGACGCATTGGCCCAGGCCAAGGAGCGGCTTTGGAACGAAATGCGGATCATCTTTTCTAAAACTCCTAATGCTCCACTTTTCAATGTAATAATGAAGATCAAGGAGAAACAGCTGCAGTACATAATGCAACTAAGTACGGCGAATAAGGGAAACACCCCAAAAGCCAAGCCCCTGTTGACCAACTACGAGGTAAAACTTCTGAAGACCAAAGCGGAGATGCTCGGACTGGCGGCCAGGTACCTTTCTGCTGATAAGGAGTTGAACAAGCTGGAGGCTCGCTTCTGCCAGGACTATACTCCTTTTGTTGACGAGCTGCAAAAGAAGGTGAACAGCTTCAATGCGATTGCCATTACCGACGAGGACAGCACGGACGAGCTAATCAGCGACTTTCTTGTGCAGTTTACCATGCGGACTTTCAATATGGCCCGCAACGATTTCCTCGTCGAGCAAATTGAGCAGCTGCGCCAGGAGCTGAAAGCCGGCGCCAAGCAGCTCGAAAATCACGACCTAATTCTAAGCTCCGTGAAACAGGTGTACAGCGCAGAAAGCACCTCCATCAATCGCATACAGGAAGATATGGGCCAGCTCTCGCAGATAAAAGAGAAGATCCTCTACTCGAGGAACATGATGAAGAACTTGCTAGCCACCCAGAGCCAGAATGCCAAATCTCAGCTGATCAGCACCAAGCTAAAGGTCAACAACATGTCGATGCTGAGCTCGGAAAGCTTCTACATGGCCAACGACAGTGTGTTCTGTAGCACCAAGCTTGAGTTCGATGGCAACAACAGCATTGCCAACTCCACTCTGGTGCCGGGAGCAGCCGGCTCGGCAGTTACTCTCACATCTGGGCCCGGCACCCTTGTGCCCTGCCACCTTCTCGAAGTAAACACGTTCGCCGAAATGCCGCTGGTAAAGTTTAGCTGCGTACCCCGATCCTG CGCTGGTTTGCTGTCGGCCAATCCGCTCATCGTTGAAGCCCAGGAGCTGGCCTCCACCGTTCAACTGGTGCCGGGCCATCTGCTGACACCCTTCAGGGCCCTGCAGGAAGTCCGTAAACGCATTTTGTGGGCGTCGGCAATTGCCGCACACACGTCTGACTTGAAATTGAGTTTGCAGCCGTTAATTG TGGATCCGCACGATTTGAAGCTGAAGGCACGTCGCCAGCAGGAGGAAATCGAACAAAAGCTGGACAGCATAACGGGCATCGCCGTGAAGTCCAGACTTCAGTTGCAGAAGGCTGAGCGCATCTATCACTTCATACTCGAGAATCCGTTGAATCGCTACGTGCCTCCCACAAAGGTCTTCAGCAACGGCACCTTTTCCGACTACGAGTCGGAGTTCAATCTGTATTATCGCATGGCCACCATGTAG
- the LOC108160348 gene encoding lachesin, which produces MWRPKMVNNVGSTLAGSLLLGLALLATQAEAQRTPTISYITQEQIKDIGGTVEFDCSVQYAKEYNVLFLKTDSDPVFLSTGSTLVIKDSRFSLRYDPSSSTYKLQIKDIQETDAGTYTCQVVISTVHKVSAEVKLSVRRPPVISDNSTQSIVASEGSEVQMECFASGYPTPTITWRRENNAILPTDSATYVGNILRIKSVKKEDRGTYYCVADNGVSRGDRRNINIEVEFSPVITVPRPRLGQALQYDMDLECHIEAYPPPAIVWTKDDIQLANNQHYSISHFATADEYTDSTLRVITIEKRQYGDYVCKATNRFGEAEARVNLFETIIPVCPPACGQAYYAGAEDVAATSFALVGILLALLFTR; this is translated from the exons ATGTGGCGCCCCAAGATGGtaaataacgtgggaagcacgTTGGCTGGCTCCCTTTTGCTGGGACTTGCCCTCCTCGCCACGCAGGCAGAGGCGCAGAGGACGCCAACCATTTCCTACATCACACAGGAGCAGATCAAGGACATCGGCGGCACTGTCGAGTTCGACTGCTCCGTTCAGTATGCCAAGGAGTACAATGTGCTCTTCCTCAAGACCGACTCGGATCCGGTCTTCCTCTCCACGGGCTCCACGCTCGTCATCAAAGACTCGCGCTTCTCGCTGCGCTACGATCCCAGCTCTTCCACCTACAAACTGCAAATAAAGGACATCCAGGAGACGGACGCTGGCACCTACACCTGTCAGGTGGTGATCTCCACCGTGCACAAGGTGAGCGCCGAAGTCAAGCTCTCTGTGCGCCGCCCGCCCGTTATCTCCGACAATTCCACGCAATCGATTGTGGCCAGCGAGGGCAGCGAGGTCCAAATGGAGTGCTTTGCCAGCGGTTATCCGACCCCGACCATCACATGGCGTCGCGAGAACAATGCCATTCTGCCAACGG ATAGTGCCACCTATGTGGGCAACATACTGCGCATCAAGTCGGTGAAGAAGGAGGACCGCGGCACCTACTACTGTGTGGCCGACAACGGGGTCAGCAGGGGAGATCGCCGCAACATCAACATTGAGGTGGAGTTTTCGCCAGTGATAACCGTGCCACGGCCCCGTCTCGGCCAGGCGCTGCAGTATGACATGGATCTGGAGTGCCACATCGAGGCCTACCCACCGCCGGCCATTGTCTGGACCAAGGATGACATCCAGCTGGCCAACAACCAGCACTACAGCATCTCGCACTTTGCCACCGCCGACGAGTACACCGACTCGACGCTGCGCGTGATCACCATCGAGAAGCGCCAGTACGGAGATTATGTGTGCAAGGCCACCAATCGCTTTGGCGAGGCCGAGGCTCGTGTAAACCTGTTCGAGACGATCATCCCCGTGTGCCCGCCGGCCTGTGGCCAGGCGTACTATGCCGGAGCCGAGGATGTGGCTGCCACCTCCTTTGCCCTGGTGGGCATTTTGCTGGCGCTGCTCTTCACCAGATAA